From Toxorhynchites rutilus septentrionalis strain SRP chromosome 2, ASM2978413v1, whole genome shotgun sequence, a single genomic window includes:
- the LOC129768698 gene encoding chitotriosidase-1-like — MMRLSVFCLILTFVCKSCAQNIICYYDSRAATLPIPLLPSQLEPADCTHYTYIGVGMTTKGDIRLLNEHFDVNTGFPLFQNLRSTDRKLLVLLGGVYESSVTFSTIVGSIPDTLINNLALFLTRYNFDGIDIDWRYPSSRGGKLTDKVNFQKFIIRLRARLNMINKLLVISVSPIRNVFAAAYDSVTLSLYADMINVYAFNFTETVETKATHLAPLYSDNSISVNSSISDWISTKIRKNKINIVVATYARTYTLYSVTRNSPGSPIRGPGNAGANTQYAGYLAQYEFCAMNAGYSAVTDEITKTTYFTKDVSWISSETADTLVQKYTYGLDHDLGGVAIFTLDWDDATDSCGAGRFPAVALARKYFYSNTKNA; from the exons ATGATGCGGCTCAGTGTGTTTTGTTTAATTCTCACTTTCGTGTGCAAATCCTGCGCGCAAA ATATAATATGCTACTATGATAGTAGAGCTGCAACGCTCCCCATTCCATTACTGCCGAGCCAGCTTGAGCCTGCCGATTGTACCCATTATACATATATTGGAGTTGGAATGACAACGAAAGGAGACATAAGGCTACTTAATGAACACTTTGATGTTAACA ctGGTTTTCCACTGTTTCAAAATCTACGCTCTACCGACCGGAAACTGCTAGTTTTGCTTGGCGGTGTTTATGAGAGCAGTGTCACCTTTTCAACC ATAGTCGGTTCCATTCCGGACACTCTCATCAATAACCTTGCTCTTTTCCTAACACGATATAATTTTGATGGCATCGACATCGATTGGCGCTATCCATCGAGCAGAGGGGGCAAGCTGACCGATAAG GTTAATTTCCAGAAATTTATTATTCGACTTCGGGCCAGACTGAACATGATAAATAAACTGCTCGTTATCTCTGTTTCACCGAtcaggaatgtgtttgcagcagCTTATGATAGTGTCACACTTAGTCT GTACGCTGACATGATCAATGTGTATGCTTTTAATTTTACAGAAACGGTAGAGACtaaagcaacacatttggccccGTTGTATTCTGACAATTCTATAAGCGTG AATTCATCCATCAGCGATTGGATATCAACCAAAATCCGGAAGAACAAAATCAATATCGTAGTCGCAACATACGCTCGTACGTATACACTGTACAGTGTTACCAGAAATTCTCCTGGGTCCCCAATTCGAGGTCCAGGAAACGCAGGAGCCAACACTCAGTATGCAGGCTATTTGGCTCAGTATGAGTTCTGTGCGATGAACGCTGGCTACTCTGCTGTTACAGACGAAATAACAAAAACCACGTATTTCACCAAGGATGTAAGTTGGATTAGCTCCGAAACAGCCGATACCCTGGTTCAAAAATATACCTACGGACTAGATCACGACCTCGGTGGTGTTGCTATTTTCACCCTGGACTGGGATGATGCGACGGATAGCTGCGGAGCAGGACGATTCCCTGCTGTCGCTTTGGcacgaaaatatttttactcaAATACCAAGAACGCATAA